The following are encoded in a window of Vigna unguiculata cultivar IT97K-499-35 chromosome 8, ASM411807v1, whole genome shotgun sequence genomic DNA:
- the LOC114193896 gene encoding cucumisin-like, with the protein MNTLGFSHLLQILTCILLLTPSFSKDDRKIYIVYMGEHPKGIERTESLHTTMLQSVITSKVAPDTLVHNYKSFNGFVARLTKEESERMKGMDDVVSVIPNRVHSIQTSRSWNFIGFPENVQRSKVESNVIVGVLDTGIWPNSSSFTDGGFGPPPQKWKGTCQNFTCNNKIIGAKYIRLDSDFDKDDIISPIDTIGHGSHTASTAAGNSVKNANLFGLGVGTTRGGVPSARIAMYKVCWKSGCKTADILAGFDAAIIDGVDIISVSIGPSEVTLINYFDDVHAIGAFHAMKRGILTSKSAGNAGPRRSTTTNTAPWMISVAATTIDRKFFTKLHLGNGQMFQGFSLNTFSPTKKSYPLIYAGDAPAAGFNSSTSRYCRGNSLDTAKVKRKIVLCDGYSSSPYVGFASGAAGLIFSSTLNLLTGEIFALPAIHISASDGSSVSSYLKSTRNPEATISKSFEEKDSSALYVAPFSSRGPNMVTPNILKPDIAAPGVDILASWSALSSISGVKGDKRVSNLNIVSGTSMACPHVTGAAAYVKSFHPHWSPAAIKSALMTTATPMNPARNPDAEFAYGAGQINPLKAVNPGLVYDAGENDYISFLCGQGYNSSSLQKVTGDKSTCTSANKGSVLDLNLPSFTLSTPRSSHNNVTFGRTVTNVGSATSTYKATISAHPSSLNVEVVPNVLTFSSLGQKLSFTLRIEGSINADFVSFSLIWDDGTFKVRSPVVVYVP; encoded by the exons ATGAACACTTTAGGGTTTTCGCATCTCCTCCAAATTCTTACATGCATTCTGCTACTCACTCCGTCATTTTCTAAAGATGATCGAAAG ATTTACATAGTCTACATGGGCGAACATCCGAAGGGCATAGAACGCACAGAATCACTTCATACTACTATGCTTCAAAGTGTCATCACCAG CAAAGTTGCACCAGATACTTTGGTGCACAACTACAAGAGTTTCAATGGATTTGTGGCCAGGCTGACCAAAGAAGAATCAGAAAGAATGAAAG GAATGGATGATGTGGTTTCTGTTATTCCAAACAGAGTCCACAGTATCCAAACATCAAGGTCCTGGAACTTCATTGGCTTCCCTGAAAATGTGCAAAGATCAAAGGTAGAAAGTAACGTAATTGTTGGAGTACTGGATACTGGAATTTGGCCTAATTCCTCAAGCTTCACCGACGGAGGTTTTGGTCCACCACCACAGAAATGGAAAGGAACATGCCAAAACTTCACTTGCAATAA CAAAATAATTGGAGCAAAATATATTCGTCTTGATAGTGATTTCGACAAAGACGACATCATATCTCCAATTGATACGATTGGTCACGGGTCTCACACGGCATCCACTGCTGCTGGAAACTCTGTTAAAAATGCAAATCTGTTTGGGCTTGGCGTAGGAACAACAAGAGGAGGAGTTCCATCAGCACGCATTGCTATGTATAAAGTGTGTTGGAAGAGTGGTTGTAAAACCGCTGACATTCTTGCAGGATTTGATGCAGCCATTATTGATGGTGTTGACATTATATCTGTTTCAATTGGACCTAGTGAAGTCACGTTGAtcaattattttgatgatgtacatgcaataGGAGCCTTCCATGCAATGAAGAGAGGCATATTAACTTCTAAATCTGCGGGCAATGCGGGTCCAAGGCGTTCCACAACTACAAATACTGCACCCTGGATGATTTCTGTGGCTGCCACCACTATAGACAGAAAGTTTTTCACCAAACTCCACCTGGGCAATGGCCAAATGTTCCAG GGATTCTCATTGAATACGTTTAGtccaacaaaaaaaagttatccTTTAATTTATGCGGGAGATGCACCAGCTGCTGGATTTAATAGTTCCACATCCAG GTATTGCCGTGGAAATTCTTTGGATACAGCTAAGGTGAAACGGAAAATTGTTTTGTGCGATGGCTATTCTTCTTCTCCATATGTAGGATTTGCTTCTGGGGCTGCTGGTCTTATATTCAGTAGTACATTGAATTTACTTACGGGAGAAATATTTGCATTGCCAGCAATTCACATTAGCGCAAGTGATGGGAGTTCCGTATCTTCTTATTTAAAGTCAACACG TAATCCAGAGGCTACCATATCCAAGAGTTTCGAAGAAAAAGATTCATCAGCCCTTTACGTGGCTCCTTTCTCCTCAAGAGGTCCAAATATGGTCACTCCAAACATTCTTAAG CCTGATATAGCAGCTCCAGGAGTTGACATTTTGGCTTCATGGTCTGCGCTTTCTTCAATTTCTGGTGTTAAAGGAGATAAAAGAGTATCCAATTTGAATATAGTATCTGGAACTTCAATGGCATGTCCTCATGTTACTGGAGCAGCTGCTTACGTCAAATCATTTCATCCCCACTGGTCTCCTGCTGCAATCAAATCCGCGTTGATGACAACCg CTACCCCTATGAATCCTGCACGTAATCCAGACGCTGAATTTGCTTACGGTGCGGGCCAAATCAATCCTTTGAAGGCAGTAAATCCTGGATTAGTTTATGATGCTGGTGAAAATGATTATATTAGTTTTCTGTGTGGACAAGGTTACAATTCATCATCGCTGCAAAAAGTTACAGGAGATAAGAGCACTTGTACATCAGCAAATAAAGGATCGGTTTTGGACCTTAATCTGCCGTCTTTTACTCTATCAACCCCTCGCTCAAGCCACAACAATGTCACTTTTGGTAGAACGGTCACAAATGTTGGATCAGCTACATCCACATATAAGGCCACAATAAGTGCACATCCATCTTCTTTAAACGTGGAAGTAGTGCCAAATGTTTTGACCTTCTCATCGTTGGGTCAGAAGCTGTCCTTTACCCTTAGGATTGAAGGAAGCATTAATGCAgactttgtttctttttccttGATTTGGGATGATGGCACTTTCAAGGTGAGGAGTCCCGTTGTTGTTTATGTTCCATAA